In Lonchura striata isolate bLonStr1 chromosome 3, bLonStr1.mat, whole genome shotgun sequence, the sequence CTCCCTGTAGAGGAGCTCAAAGGCACCAATGGAACAGGTGGGGTTGTCTTTGCGGTCGAGCACGAGGCGCAGCGTGTCCCTCTGAACGTTGGCACACAGCTGGCGCGTCACCACTGAGGAGGGACTCATGGTGGGGCAGGAGTTGATttccagcagccagggctggaagTCCTCCGCAATGAGAAAGTCGGCTCCGAAGAGCTCAAAGCTGCCCTTGCGGGAGCCCACCTGGTCCCGGGTGCAACACAGGGCGTTCAGGATTGCTGCCTTCATGCCGGGCACCATCACCTGCTGCCAAGCATTTgcctgccccagctgtgccaggtggGCCTGGAACTGCTTGTTGGACCAGATCTTGTCGGGGGGCACACGGGAGTCCGGCTGTGATGTTTTGTATCGCTTCTGGATGGAGACGTTGCAGAGGTGCCTAGCactggggcagggagagcgGGGCTGGGTCAGGGGATGCCGGGGGCTGGACAGTGCGAGCTGGGGGTGAGGGGGCGACACTCACGGCTCCAGGTGACACAGGGAGAAGGGTTGGGAGCAGAAGCGCAGGTAGCAGTCTCGGTAGAACCAGACAGTCAGTGGTTTCCAGTCAGTCACCAGGAACCACTGCCGGATATCGAATTTGGTGTTGAAGATGGTCAGTGGCCGTTCCACGTACTTCTGCACCACCCACTTGCACGTCCGCGCCGGAGGTCCCGTGCAGCTCTGCgccagctccagcacctcctcCAGCCGCGTCGTGCAGATGATGCCTGGGCAACACAGTGATGGTGGGATCCCCTCTCCGTGGGGATATGTGTGCCTCATGCTTCCCCCAGCCTTACCCCTGCCACGGGATTTGGCGCTGGGCTTGACAATCCAGACGTTGAGGTTGCCCTCTATGCCGAACTGTGgcagcttctcctccaggcgctgcagcaggtcctggcaccgctcctgctgctccctgcccagcaccagcctggTACCCTCACtgtggggggacacggggggctcAGCACCAGCCCCGCCACCATCCCCCCTGCCCCCATCTTACTGAGCACCCACTGTGCCACACGGTAGCATTCCGGAAGGAAGCGGTCCCAGTCGATGCACGTGCGGCAGGGTGATGGGGTCTTCCTGTCGATGTCCTGGTGCCCCAGGATGCCCAGGTGCTGCTCACAGACCTCCAGGGCCTCCTCCACCAGCTGGGGATACAGGGGGGAGCACGGTTCTGCTGTGGACAGCATGGGGTGAGAGACAGGACTCCTACACCAGCCTTGGGGCAGAAGCACTGAGCCTTCCTGTGGGACAGGTTCCTTTGGAGCTAGGGCAGGGGATGGAGTAAGGGATCCCAAGCCACAGACATGAACAGAGGCTCAGCCTTCAAGCTCAGCCCTCAGACATGCCCTGATCTCCCTGTTTCATCTCttgcctctgccctgcccagccagctctgtGCACTCACCTGGCACCTTGTCAGATTCTGGGAGTTGCTCTGTCCCCACTGGCCTGTCTCTGACCTTCTGCAGGGCCAGTTTGAGCAGGCTGCGAGCTGCTGTCAGGTGGAAATCCTCTGAAAGAGGGAAGAATCATTCCTAGCCAGTCTTGCACAGGACATGGGAAGACTGGAGCCCGAGGGGTGACAGGGGGCAGCAACCCCAGGCTCACCGATGAAGGCTTCCTGCTCATCCATGATCCCCAGCCGGTAGCATCGGGGGAAAAAGGTATTGAAGTCGACTTGCTCAAACCAGGGCAAGTTTTGCAGATTTTGGCACAGCCCCTCCTGTTTAGAGAAGCTTGTCATTCCCTTCTGGACACCCCCACCCCTTGTGTCCTCTCCCTGAGGCCCTGGGCTCCCACCTTGGTGCAAAGCGCAGACAGATGGGGATAGCGGTTCACCACCTCAATCCTCCGCAACAGCTCCTGGTCAGTGTTGCTAAGGCGAATGGTCCAGAGGAAGTTTGGCACCTGGTCCTGCACCAGGAAGGACTGCAGGAGGGAGTGGGCTGGGGTGAGCCAGGGAGCCCCACTCCTGCCCCAAGCTATGTCCTGCCCCTGAGGGTCCCAAGGGAAGGACATGgggagctgtggcagagctcagccctaGCCCTCTTAGCTAACCATAAGGTCATGGATGTCATCAGAGTCCTCATTGCACTGCTCCATGTCTTCCTTCTTGTCTTCATCTTCCCTTTGCCCCTTTTTCTCCTTATCGTGTGGGTGGTGCAGGGGCTTTGTGGTGCCCAAGGAAGGCTGTGCCCCACCACGTGGGCTCAGCACTGCCTCCCCCTGCTCATGACCGCCACCACTTGCCttcttctccagctgctgtttgCTTCGGTCACCAGGCTGCTGCTTCAGCTGCCTGCCATTACAGGGCAGCTTCCTCTCCACCCAGCCCCGGGCGCGCAGCAGCCGGCGGATGACGGGGTAAGGGCCCTGCACTGCAAAGATCTTCTTCTCCTGCGGGACAGCAGCCAGTTCAGCCTGCCCACCCCCATGCTCTGGCTTGGCTCTCCTGAGCCACAGGCGCACAAAAGCAAGTATGTGCCATCTCGGGGCAGTGTGAAATCGAACCCCTTACCTTAATGGCCTTTTCCACATGCAGCCTGGCCTTCCTGAGCCGCTCAGACTCAGCTGCATACTGGCAGCCATCATGGTAGCCGATGTtggcagctgcctcctgccctgtgaGGACAGCCCCACCTGAgcccactgtccccatgtccctacATCCCCATGTCTGAGGCCCACAGGCTGGCCAGATAGGGAGAGAACATGCTGACCTGTCTGCCTCTGCCTCACCAAGTCTGGGAATCCTGCCATGGCATTCCCTGGCCTGCCAAGCCTTCTGCCAGCATCCCAACTGCACTGCACAGCCTCAGGATGCCCCACTGTTTGTTCCCTTGTCCTTGGCCTGCTGGGCCAGGGGCAGCTGGGATGTCACCTGCTCAAGTATTGCCCCTggctgaggggctgctttgTATCACACTGTCCCAGGCTAGTCTGATGGTGAGGGGAGCTGTGGGTGGCTCTGCCTCCTCCAGGCCAAGCAGGTTTTCCTATCCCTCCATCCCTTAGGGACTCTGGTGTCCTGCACAAAACATGACCTCCTTATTTCATCACCACTATGATGCCACAATGCAGGATGCTCAAAGCAGCCTCAATACACAGGCCCTGGTTCTCCCCTATTATGAGGGACTTTAACCACCCTGACACCTGGAGAGGCAATACAACAAAGTACAGACAGACCAGGAGGTTCTTGGAAAGCTTTGATGATCCCTTCCTGACACAGGTAGTAGAGGATTCCACAAGGAACAGTGTGCTGCTCAACCTTGTACTAAGAACTAGGAAAAGCCTCATTGGACATGTGAAGGCTGTGAACTATCCTAGGTAATCTCCATGACAGATCTCTGCCAGAAACACAGTTTTAACTTACAGTATTATTTCTGACTGctgcttggttttattttgatggCTACTGTTCAGCCAATTGCCCCTTTGCTTCTCCTTCTTTCAGAGATGCAGTTTCATTTACAATTGTTCATGGGCTCCTTGCCCATGCTGCCTTCTATGACTTAACTGCAGCTCTACTATTTTTGTTATTTACAATCATCTACAGCCAGCAGAAGTTTTATGCTGGCAGATAAAAATCACACACTGGTCATTCAGTGTGGTTTCACTCTGATTGCCCCTGAGGGATCTGTTAACAAGAACCTCAGTTACCCAGTTGCAGAGGTGGGTCACAATGTTAAACTGCCATCACAGACAGGCACCCTTGGCTCTGGTGGAGTGGTTGGTGGGGTCCAGACCTACTGGAACGTTCTTCTCCAGGAGAAGTCAGGACAAACCTCAGACGGTCATTTTTGGTGAAAGCTTTGCAGCTCTCAGGAATGCTCACAGGGAGCTGCTAAACCAGAAGTGGTTCA encodes:
- the LOC110475795 gene encoding tubulin monoglycylase TTLL3 translates to MGTVGSGGAVLTGQEAAANIGYHDGCQYAAESERLRKARLHVEKAIKEKKIFAVQGPYPVIRRLLRARGWVERKLPCNGRQLKQQPGDRSKQQLEKKASGGGHEQGEAVLSPRGGAQPSLGTTKPLHHPHDKEKKGQREDEDKKEDMEQCNEDSDDIHDLMSFLVQDQVPNFLWTIRLSNTDQELLRRIEVVNRYPHLSALCTKEGLCQNLQNLPWFEQVDFNTFFPRCYRLGIMDEQEAFIEDFHLTAARSLLKLALQKVRDRPVGTEQLPESDKVPAEPCSPLYPQLVEEALEVCEQHLGILGHQDIDRKTPSPCRTCIDWDRFLPECYRVAHEGTRLVLGREQQERCQDLLQRLEEKLPQFGIEGNLNVWIVKPSAKSRGRGIICTTRLEEVLELAQSCTGPPARTCKWVVQKYVERPLTIFNTKFDIRQWFLVTDWKPLTVWFYRDCYLRFCSQPFSLCHLEPARHLCNVSIQKRYKTSQPDSRVPPDKIWSNKQFQAHLAQLGQANAWQQVMVPGMKAAILNALCCTRDQVGSRKGSFELFGADFLIAEDFQPWLLEINSCPTMSPSSVVTRQLCANVQRDTLRLVLDRKDNPTCSIGAFELLYREAAVSSYLTVGLKLMVTGCALKKPQLAKRRSQDKPSTTVLILPVITGCRLDRGPVPPPRGATKSPWQPPGGSARSQELPWLLHLVGQAEDAQPKSAHTQEAQPPVNCHPLVPVPRCGGLCHNPGEPTADPGDPRAVHRLLQDFLPGQRAYRRCNSTGTRGPAWDRQARQLPRRCRRHPHETVPGPSWMG